GCAGCGCGGCCACGGCCTGCACCAGCCGCACGGCATCCGTATCCGGCGCCTCGGCGGGGAGCGCGCCGGTGACGGCCCGGGCCAGCAGCGCCCGCTGCTCGCCGTCCGCCGGCTTGGGGTGCGCCAGCCGCAGCGCGTCGCGGTGGCTCCAGCCGTCGCGCTGCGGGTACTTCAGGAGCTGGTACGCCAGCTCGCGCGGCTCCTTGCCCAGGTACCAGGCACCCACCGCCCGGCGCACGCCGCGCCCCCAGCCGCGGAACGCCTGCACGTAGCGCAGCCAGTGCAGCAGGTGCGTCCCCGTCCGCGCCACCCGCGGCAGCGCCTCGAGCGCGGCGGCCCGGGCGGCCTCGTCGCCCATCCCGGCCACCATGGCCAGCACGAACAGCGCGGGGTCGTTGTTCGGCGCGCGGCCGCTCTCGCTGATCTCCACCACGCGCCGCACCACGCGCGCGCCGTCCTCGGCCACGCACTCGGCCGCGGCGGCGGCGTTCTCCACCGTCAGCGTGCGCTCGCCGATGTAGTAGGTCCCGCCCTCGCTCCCGAGGACCAGGAAGCGGTCCAGCCGCGCCCAGCGGTCCACCGGCCAGGCGAACCCGCCGGCCGAGTTGGGCACCTGCGCCGACCCGGGGATCTGCGCGCTCTGCGGGGTCGCGAGCTTCCGCAGGCGAGTCGCGAAGTACTGCGTGAAATCGAGCATGGTCTCGCCTCCTTTCGGGCGAGGGGTCTGGGTGTTCCGCGTGCGCCGCGGATGAGGGGCCGCGCCGGGTATTTCCTGCCCGGACGACCGGAACAGGCCCGTTAACCAGGCGCGATCGACCCGGCGCGCGGTGGTGCAACGGAGCCGGATGAGGGATTGCCGCTCGGATGCCCCGGTTTCCCGGGAGCTTCGGTTCAAGCGAAGTGATAACCGAACAGCTGCGACCCGGCCCCGTCTCTTCCTTCCGTCTCGAAACCGATCTGCCGAAATGCCGAGCATGTCCCTCGCTGCGCGGGGGCTACATCAGCGCGCACGGCCAGCCTTGTCCGCGGCCGCAGGCGGCCCCCTCCCCCCGGCCCCCTCCCCCGCTTCGCAGGGGCGGGGGAGAACTCAGATCCGGAGCCCGTTCCCGCGCTGAGGTCTCCCCTCCCCCATCCCTCCCCCCTCGTGGGGGAGGGGCCGGGGGTGGGGGGGAACCCGGCGTCGGCCACGCCGGCCCTTACCGACGGCACCGCATACTCGGCCTGGCACCGCGGATGAGTTGTCGCAGCTCGTCTTCGTTCTCAGCGATAACCGAGCAGCTCCGACCCGCGGCGCCCCGCACTCAGCACTCGGCACTCCGGTACTTTCTTCCCTGCCGCACC
The Longimicrobium sp. DNA segment above includes these coding regions:
- a CDS encoding TROVE domain-containing protein, whose protein sequence is MLDFTQYFATRLRKLATPQSAQIPGSAQVPNSAGGFAWPVDRWARLDRFLVLGSEGGTYYIGERTLTVENAAAAAECVAEDGARVVRRVVEISESGRAPNNDPALFVLAMVAGMGDEAARAAALEALPRVARTGTHLLHWLRYVQAFRGWGRGVRRAVGAWYLGKEPRELAYQLLKYPQRDGWSHRDALRLAHPKPADGEQRALLARAVTGALPAEAPDTDAVRLVQAVAAL